The following proteins are co-located in the Eleginops maclovinus isolate JMC-PN-2008 ecotype Puerto Natales chromosome 23, JC_Emac_rtc_rv5, whole genome shotgun sequence genome:
- the si:ch1073-44g3.1 gene encoding UPF0461 protein C5orf24 homolog, with amino-acid sequence MMHQVTSSSSDYCMSGLAEECHPASHFDLCSTQSNKFYPSPTTPGLQLSLAGLGPLPQGMHKAMICQMQDTQNDFHPQTVRIRSSEAAGLDGSKKKKGIVKSGRRGRPSGTTKSAGYRTSTGRPLGTTRAAGFKTSPGRPLGTTKAAGYKVSPGRPPGSIKNLARLKKLEFGCDSTKKLDFINCSVPKKLDFTSCDVPPFPYTLMEKRPLCEPSGKVDETSE; translated from the coding sequence ATGATGCATCAAGTgacaagcagcagcagtgacTATTGTATGAGTGGACTGGCAGAGGAATGTCATCCAGCCAGCCACTTTGATCTCTGTAGCACACAATCCAACAAATTCTACCCCTCTCCGACAACCCCTGGTTTGCAGCTGTCCCTTGCCGGCCTTGGCCCTTTGCCACAGGGCATGCACAAAGCCATGATATGCCAAATGCAAGACACCCAGAATGACTTTCACCCTCAGACAGTGAGAATCAGGAGCAGTGAGGCCGCAGGGCTGGATGGCTCTAAAAAGAAGAAGGGCATAGTTAAGTCGGGGCGGAGAGGGAGGCCATCAGGGACCACAAAGTCAGCAGGATACCGTACAAGTACTGGACGTCCACTCGGGACAACTAGAGCAGCTGGGTTCAAAACCAGCCCGGGAAGGCCTCTTGGTACCACCAAAGCGGCAGGATACAAGGTCAGCCCCGGCAGGCCCCCCGGCAGCATCAAGAATCTAGCTCGGCTCAAGAAGCTGGAGTTTGGTTGTGACAGCACCAAGAAACTTGACTTTATTAACTGCAGTGTTCCCAAGAAACTGGACTTCACTAGCTGTGATGTTCCACCTTTTCCATACACACTGATGGAGAAAAGACCCCTCTGTGAGCCCAGTGGCAAAGTGGATGAAACCAGTGAATAg
- the atp5po gene encoding ATP synthase subunit O, mitochondrial yields the protein MAALMLGQQARQFSTSVIRQKLIKAPITVYGVEGRYATALFSAASKQNILDQVEQELGKVSSLIKDPKVSSIVMNPHVKRSFKQKTFQDGLAKSKVSPITFNLINVLADNGRLTLTGDVITAYGKMMSAHRGEVLCTVTTAQPLDAASLTDLKAALKGFLQKGESIKLETKLDSTILGGMIVSIGDKYVDMSTKTKIVKLTKLIKET from the exons ATGGCAGCACTCATGCTAGGACAGCAG GCCCGCCAGTTCAGCACGTCTGTCATCAGACAAAAACTGATCAAG GCTCCCATCACGGTCTACGGGGTGGAGGGCCGCTATGCCACTGCTCTGTTCTCAGCTGCCAGTAAGCAGAATATTCTGGACCAAGTGGAGCAGGAGCTGGGTAAAGTGTCT TCCCTGATCAAGGACCCCAAGGTTTCCAGTATTGTAATGAATCCTCATGTAAAGCGCAGCTTCAAGCAGAAGACCTTCCAGGATGGTCTTGCAAAGTCCAAGGTTTCCCCCATCACCTTCAATCTCATCA ATGTTTTGGCTGATAATGGTCGTCTTACTTTAACTGGTGATGTTATCACTGCTTATGGCAAAATGATGAGTGCACACCGTGGAGAGGTCCTCTGCACCGTCACTACTGCACAG CCTTTGGATGCAGCTAGTCTTACTGACCTGAAAGCAGCTCTCAAGGGCTTTCTTCAGAAGGGTGAATCTATCAAGCTGGAAACAAAG CTGGATTCTACCATCCTTGGTGGCATGATCGTCAGCATCGGGGACAAATATGTGGACATGTCCACCAAAACAAAGATTGTGAAGCTCACCAAGCTAATCAAGGAAACTTAA